The following coding sequences lie in one Mucilaginibacter sp. KACC 22773 genomic window:
- the recO gene encoding DNA repair protein RecO codes for MLHKTRGIVFKATDYGESSVIVQIFTEKFGLQSYIINGAKKPKAKIGRNMLQPLHLLDLVVYHKNTGSVQRIAELKNSPVLQSIPYDVIKSCIAIFLNEVLYKSIKQQSAEENIFDFVFSAIEWLDHQTGNVANFHLLFLTRLTRYLGFYPDRALIDNADYFDLKNGTFSKYKPDTVMYLSPPHTQNFSLLLKSSFDSMDELKLTNDERRYLIQKLMEYYALHIEGFGNIRSGDVLEEVLS; via the coding sequence ATGCTGCATAAAACCCGTGGTATAGTATTTAAAGCCACCGATTATGGCGAAAGCAGTGTAATTGTGCAAATTTTTACCGAGAAGTTCGGCTTGCAATCATACATCATAAACGGGGCCAAAAAGCCAAAGGCAAAAATAGGCCGCAATATGTTGCAACCCCTGCACCTGCTTGATTTGGTTGTTTACCATAAAAACACCGGCAGCGTACAGCGCATAGCCGAGCTTAAAAATTCGCCTGTATTACAAAGCATCCCTTATGATGTGATTAAAAGCTGCATCGCTATTTTTTTAAACGAGGTGCTATACAAATCCATCAAACAGCAATCGGCCGAAGAGAATATTTTTGATTTTGTTTTTAGCGCGATAGAGTGGCTGGATCATCAGACAGGCAACGTAGCCAACTTCCACCTGTTGTTTTTAACCCGGCTTACACGGTACCTGGGGTTTTATCCCGACAGGGCGCTGATTGATAACGCCGATTACTTCGACCTGAAGAACGGCACGTTTAGCAAATATAAGCCGGATACGGTAATGTACCTTTCGCCGCCGCATACGCAAAACTTTAGCCTGCTGCTTAAAAGCAGTTTTGACAGCATGGATGAGCTGAAACTAACCAACGACGAGCGGCGTTACCTGATCCAAAAATTAATGGAGTATTATGCCCTGCATATTGAGGGCTTTGGCAATATCCGGTCGGGCGATGTGCTGGAAGAGGTTCTTTCCTAA
- a CDS encoding PDZ domain-containing protein, with product MPILSSTIIGSPVYKAGLDAGDVILKVNGADIKDQKGFDDQLTDKKPGDKLTINYKNRTGSHETTIVLEANPNFEVVTFEKAGKPLSKEQETFRNNWLQSKVK from the coding sequence TTGCCCATACTATCAAGCACCATTATCGGCTCGCCGGTATATAAGGCCGGCCTGGATGCAGGTGATGTGATATTGAAGGTAAACGGCGCTGACATTAAAGACCAGAAAGGTTTTGACGACCAGCTTACAGATAAAAAGCCGGGCGATAAGCTTACCATAAATTATAAAAACCGCACCGGCAGCCACGAAACAACCATAGTATTAGAGGCAAATCCTAATTTTGAAGTAGTTACCTTTGAAAAAGCAGGCAAGCCATTATCAAAAGAACAGGAAACATTCCGCAACAATTGGTTGCAATCAAAAGTTAAATAA
- a CDS encoding ATP-binding protein, producing the protein MPHIPKIAVVGPESTGKSTMSDYLAAHYQTIAVPEYARGYCEKLTEPCTWQDEINMFYGQRALEQQLLPMANKILICDTTFITVKIWSEEMFGRSPQEVLDELPRHPYDLYLLLNIDLPWQDDPLRNFPTKREYFMDVWHKELRALNADYVLISGIGTDRYESAVKAIDKFLTK; encoded by the coding sequence ATGCCCCACATCCCCAAAATAGCAGTAGTAGGCCCCGAATCGACGGGAAAATCAACCATGTCTGATTACCTGGCGGCGCATTATCAAACCATTGCTGTACCTGAGTACGCGCGTGGTTATTGCGAAAAACTGACGGAACCCTGCACCTGGCAGGATGAAATCAATATGTTTTACGGCCAACGGGCTTTGGAACAGCAGTTGCTGCCTATGGCCAACAAGATCCTGATCTGCGATACCACTTTTATCACCGTAAAAATATGGAGCGAAGAAATGTTTGGCCGCTCGCCCCAGGAAGTATTGGACGAATTGCCGCGGCACCCTTACGATTTATACCTCCTGCTCAACATAGATCTGCCCTGGCAGGATGATCCGTTACGCAATTTCCCTACCAAACGGGAGTATTTCATGGATGTTTGGCATAAAGAACTTCGTGCCCTTAATGCTGATTATGTGCTGATATCGGGCATCGGCACAGATAGGTATGAAAGCGCCGTAAAAGCAATAGACAAGTTTTTGACTAAATGA
- a CDS encoding LTA synthase family protein, with product MEDKFRLSEYKVLIYRLFLGYLFYFIARVLFFAYNTHLLAVDNLSTLLKLCYYGMAFDTTALLYVNSLFILLSILPLTVNTRPGYQKGITILYFVTNFLAYATNFVDIIYYRFSQVRSTKAVLDVLADETNKKALLEHFTWAYWYILVIYILCCICWVWLYSRVKVKPRPVKHLQPYFITSVVLLLVAVALVIGGIRGDFAHSTRPINMVDAYKHVTVPNQGDVVLNTPFAIIRTISSNNFKLQHWTTTDYINANIKPIKQYNSKPAAKPNVVIIILESMAKEYWGSMNKGANIPGFASYTPFLDSLSDNSLIFTNAYANGRQSIHAMSSVLAGIPSFQTAFTSSPFAKQKIESIVSVCNSMGYQTSFFHGAADGSMGFQGFGSILGFKNYYGRTEYNNDRDFDGIWGIWDEHFFQFMGKTLSTQKQPFMATLFSLSSHDPYQLPEKYKARFKGGPLAIDKCVQYTDNALRIFFNYAKTQPWYSNTIFVITADHTSQTYYPEYSEGVNRFAVPILFYSANNAYGLKGVRTDLASQMDIYPSVADLIGYNKPFRSWGRSLINPAPAELPRVINSTGNIYQLMQGNYTYLFDGKNITGIYAVADKGLKKNLMTNNPNPEMNTGIADCKAFIQDYADRIVNKKLN from the coding sequence ATGGAAGATAAATTTAGGTTATCCGAATATAAGGTTCTTATATATCGCCTGTTTTTAGGTTACCTGTTCTATTTTATAGCCCGGGTTTTATTTTTTGCCTATAACACGCACCTGCTGGCCGTTGATAATCTTTCCACGCTGTTAAAACTTTGCTATTACGGGATGGCTTTTGATACCACTGCCCTACTCTACGTTAACAGCTTATTTATTTTATTAAGCATACTGCCTTTAACCGTAAACACCCGGCCGGGCTATCAAAAAGGCATTACCATTTTATATTTTGTGACCAATTTTTTGGCCTATGCCACAAATTTTGTCGATATCATTTACTATCGCTTCAGCCAGGTACGCTCAACCAAAGCGGTACTTGATGTATTGGCCGATGAAACCAATAAAAAAGCACTGCTCGAGCATTTCACCTGGGCCTATTGGTATATCCTGGTGATATACATATTGTGTTGTATTTGCTGGGTTTGGCTGTACTCCCGCGTAAAAGTTAAACCGCGGCCTGTAAAGCATTTGCAGCCCTACTTTATAACATCGGTAGTTTTGCTACTTGTTGCTGTGGCGCTGGTTATCGGCGGTATCAGGGGCGATTTTGCACACAGTACCAGGCCTATCAACATGGTTGATGCCTATAAACACGTTACTGTGCCCAACCAGGGCGATGTGGTTTTAAATACCCCCTTCGCCATTATCCGCACAATCAGCAGCAACAATTTTAAGCTTCAGCATTGGACAACTACAGATTATATTAACGCCAACATTAAACCCATAAAACAATACAACAGTAAGCCCGCTGCAAAACCCAACGTGGTGATCATTATTTTAGAAAGCATGGCCAAAGAGTATTGGGGCAGCATGAACAAGGGGGCCAACATTCCCGGCTTTGCATCGTACACCCCGTTTTTAGATTCGCTTTCAGATAATAGCCTGATATTTACCAACGCCTACGCCAATGGCCGCCAGTCTATTCACGCTATGTCATCGGTTTTGGCGGGCATTCCTTCGTTTCAAACAGCATTTACATCATCACCTTTTGCCAAGCAAAAAATCGAATCTATTGTATCAGTATGTAACAGCATGGGATACCAAACTTCGTTTTTTCATGGCGCGGCAGATGGTTCGATGGGCTTCCAGGGCTTTGGCAGCATTTTAGGGTTTAAAAATTATTACGGCAGAACAGAATATAATAACGACAGGGATTTCGACGGCATCTGGGGCATTTGGGATGAGCACTTTTTTCAGTTTATGGGCAAAACACTCAGTACCCAAAAACAGCCCTTTATGGCCACTTTGTTCAGCCTGTCATCGCATGACCCATATCAACTGCCCGAAAAATATAAGGCCAGGTTTAAGGGTGGCCCCCTCGCAATTGATAAATGCGTTCAATATACTGATAACGCGCTGCGGATATTTTTTAACTATGCCAAAACCCAGCCATGGTACAGCAACACGATTTTTGTAATAACTGCTGACCACACCAGCCAAACGTACTATCCCGAATACAGTGAGGGCGTTAACCGTTTTGCTGTGCCGATATTGTTTTATAGCGCCAATAATGCCTATGGACTAAAGGGCGTGCGCACCGATCTGGCCTCGCAAATGGACATATACCCATCGGTTGCAGATTTAATAGGCTACAACAAACCCTTCAGGTCGTGGGGCCGAAGTTTGATTAACCCTGCACCTGCCGAATTACCAAGGGTAATCAACTCCACCGGCAATATTTATCAGCTGATGCAGGGCAATTACACCTATTTGTTCGACGGGAAAAATATTACCGGGATATACGCCGTTGCCGACAAAGGCCTGAAAAAAAACCTGATGACTAACAACCCGAATCCCGAAATGAATACCGGCATAGCCGATTGCAAAGCCTTCATCCAGGATTATGCCGACAGGATTGTAAATAAGAAGCTGAATTGA
- a CDS encoding M20/M25/M40 family metallo-hydrolase, whose translation MKKIFIVTVALSAITALGFAQNVNKLIKEKNVGRIIKTLSADDMQGRATFTPGIEKAAKFIEGEFKSIGLTPLAGNTGFRQDFKMIRSTPVKLTLRINGKSIAADSAFATGSESFSWATNADVQVVQVTGDKNFRQEYGAITRSGKKSLVLVDPKFKDLFTRVRGFAGRGSVIFKGKTTPPVVFVLGSFDKVTAFDVRYEIKSEELPLFNVAGMIPGKTKPDEFVVFSGHYDHLGILKPMEGDSIANGADDDASGTTAVISLAKYYKKLKNNARTLIFVAFCAEEIGGYGSQYFSGQVNPDKTVAMFNIEMIGKASKFGQNSAFITGYERSDFGKILQKNLDGTAFKFYPDPYPEQDLFYRSDNATLARLGVPAHTISTDQIDIDKLYHTVKDEFGSLDVSNITSTIRAIALSSRSIVAGTDTPTRIAKLER comes from the coding sequence ATGAAAAAGATTTTTATAGTAACCGTAGCATTATCAGCAATTACCGCGTTGGGTTTTGCCCAAAATGTAAATAAGCTGATTAAAGAAAAAAATGTAGGCCGCATTATTAAAACCCTGTCGGCAGATGATATGCAGGGCCGCGCGACATTTACCCCAGGCATCGAAAAAGCCGCCAAATTTATTGAAGGCGAGTTTAAAAGCATTGGCTTAACGCCACTGGCAGGTAACACCGGTTTCAGGCAGGATTTTAAAATGATCCGTTCTACCCCCGTTAAATTAACGCTGCGCATTAACGGCAAAAGTATTGCGGCTGACAGCGCTTTTGCAACCGGAAGCGAATCATTTAGCTGGGCCACCAATGCCGATGTACAGGTGGTACAGGTAACCGGCGATAAAAATTTCAGGCAGGAGTACGGCGCCATTACACGTAGCGGCAAAAAATCGCTGGTGCTGGTAGACCCTAAATTTAAAGATTTGTTTACACGCGTACGCGGGTTTGCCGGCAGGGGCAGTGTAATATTTAAAGGTAAAACAACGCCGCCTGTTGTATTTGTGCTGGGGAGTTTTGATAAAGTAACCGCATTTGATGTGCGCTACGAAATCAAAAGCGAAGAACTTCCTTTGTTTAATGTTGCCGGCATGATACCCGGTAAAACCAAACCGGATGAGTTTGTAGTATTCTCGGGCCATTATGACCACCTGGGTATCCTTAAACCGATGGAAGGCGATAGCATTGCCAACGGCGCGGATGACGATGCATCGGGCACAACGGCGGTAATATCATTGGCTAAATATTATAAAAAGCTAAAAAACAACGCCCGCACCCTCATTTTTGTTGCTTTTTGTGCCGAAGAAATTGGCGGTTACGGATCGCAATACTTCTCAGGCCAGGTAAACCCCGATAAAACGGTTGCCATGTTTAATATCGAAATGATTGGCAAAGCATCGAAATTTGGCCAAAATTCCGCATTTATAACCGGTTATGAGCGTTCGGATTTCGGCAAGATCCTGCAAAAAAACCTGGATGGTACGGCTTTTAAATTTTACCCCGACCCATACCCCGAGCAGGATTTGTTTTACCGCAGCGATAATGCAACGCTGGCCAGGCTTGGCGTACCCGCGCATACCATATCAACCGATCAGATAGATATTGACAAACTATACCATACCGTTAAAGACGAGTTTGGCTCGTTAGATGTAAGTAATATTACATCAACCATCAGGGCTATTGCGCTAAGCTCGCGCAGTATTGTTGCCGGTACAGATACACCAACAAGGATAGCAAAGCTGGAGCGATAG
- a CDS encoding DUF6438 domain-containing protein produces the protein MESRKSLFVNGIVLVLFLVGLLMACNKPLAPRNNEITKIEIATGGCFGPCQFTATSIDSSLSFKFYGGKLLQGNKTKVIKGYYSGTISKQTWDTLNMKLEAIHYKKLANRYDHSADDQSLELIIYYQGKVKRITAQDGSLPDSVNKVFYWLADKYKSVKITPTKAPIRFDVTLQYLRVGGIKFLPPTKQIK, from the coding sequence ATGGAATCACGCAAAAGTTTGTTTGTTAATGGTATTGTTCTGGTGCTGTTTTTAGTGGGATTGCTCATGGCCTGTAATAAGCCGTTAGCCCCCAGGAACAACGAGATAACCAAAATAGAAATTGCCACAGGCGGGTGCTTTGGCCCCTGCCAGTTCACTGCTACAAGTATAGATAGTTCGCTCAGCTTTAAATTTTATGGTGGCAAGCTTTTGCAGGGCAATAAAACGAAAGTTATTAAAGGTTATTATTCGGGTACAATAAGCAAACAAACCTGGGATACATTGAACATGAAGCTGGAAGCTATTCATTATAAAAAACTTGCCAACCGCTATGACCATAGCGCCGACGATCAAAGTTTGGAACTGATTATTTATTACCAGGGAAAGGTAAAGCGCATCACGGCCCAGGACGGGAGTTTGCCAGATAGTGTTAATAAGGTTTTTTATTGGCTGGCCGACAAATATAAAAGTGTTAAGATCACGCCGACCAAAGCCCCCATCAGATTTGATGTAACGTTGCAATACCTCCGTGTGGGGGGTATTAAATTTCTGCCACCAACTAAGCAAATAAAATAA
- a CDS encoding diacylglycerol kinase: MKRLIRSFGFAFKGLRYAAATQPNFRIHLVLAFIAVMLGFALHIAFAEWQWIMLAIALVLVIELLNTGIETLTDLVSPDYNEMAGRVKDVCAGAVVIAALFALITGIVIFLPKLILLVRHAA; this comes from the coding sequence ATGAAAAGACTGATACGCAGTTTTGGTTTTGCTTTTAAAGGATTAAGGTATGCTGCGGCAACGCAACCCAATTTCAGGATACACCTGGTATTGGCTTTCATTGCGGTTATGCTGGGTTTTGCGCTCCATATTGCCTTTGCAGAATGGCAATGGATTATGCTGGCCATTGCCCTTGTACTGGTAATTGAGCTTTTAAATACCGGGATTGAAACGTTAACCGACCTGGTATCGCCGGATTATAATGAAATGGCAGGCAGAGTTAAAGATGTTTGCGCCGGCGCAGTGGTAATAGCGGCCTTATTTGCGCTTATAACAGGCATCGTAATATTTTTACCAAAACTTATTTTACTGGTAAGGCATGCTGCATAA
- the ltrA gene encoding group II intron reverse transcriptase/maturase has product MFETTSRPVPVTKEMVKKAYRKVKANKGSAGVDKESLEDFEVNLLDNLYVLWNRMNSGSYFPKPVRSVSIPKANGKKRVLGIPTVNDRIAQQVVKDYLEPRLEAQFQDQSYGYRPLKSAHQAVAAVHENVLRYAWVIDMDIKSFFDEVDHELLMKAVERHVAEPWVKMYIRRWLESPAQQPDGTLIQKGGQGTPQGGVISPLLANLFLHYVLDKWLLKQYPGVAFVRYADDIVIHCHTETEAKQLLEAIRARLAECKLRLSEEKTKMVYCQNYRRPKRKDYGKKFDFLGFTFKPKPIISKKGGLFLGYGSTISQKAQSRIIEGWKQLRWHRRSDLTMQDIADQINLQMVGIIRYYGKFKLRGLQPLMKRFEFRLAKWVLNKYRKFRGSYGEAHKWISELKISYPAMFYYWTVFKHV; this is encoded by the coding sequence ATGTTTGAGACAACATCAAGACCAGTACCGGTAACGAAAGAAATGGTAAAGAAAGCCTATCGGAAAGTAAAGGCAAACAAAGGATCAGCAGGAGTAGATAAAGAAAGCCTCGAAGATTTTGAGGTGAACTTATTAGACAACCTGTATGTATTATGGAACCGAATGAACTCCGGCAGTTATTTTCCCAAACCAGTTCGCTCAGTATCGATACCCAAAGCAAACGGCAAGAAGCGGGTGTTAGGCATCCCGACAGTAAACGACCGGATTGCCCAACAAGTAGTAAAGGATTACTTAGAACCACGCTTAGAGGCACAGTTTCAAGATCAATCGTATGGCTATCGCCCATTGAAAAGCGCCCATCAGGCAGTAGCAGCAGTCCATGAAAATGTACTCAGGTACGCATGGGTGATTGATATGGACATCAAAAGTTTCTTTGATGAGGTAGACCATGAACTGCTAATGAAAGCTGTAGAGCGGCATGTAGCGGAGCCATGGGTAAAGATGTACATTAGGAGATGGCTGGAAAGTCCGGCGCAACAACCCGATGGAACACTTATTCAAAAGGGAGGGCAAGGTACGCCACAAGGCGGAGTGATAAGCCCTTTATTAGCAAACCTGTTTTTGCATTATGTACTGGACAAATGGCTTTTGAAGCAATACCCCGGAGTAGCATTTGTACGCTATGCGGACGATATTGTAATTCATTGTCACACAGAAACGGAAGCGAAACAATTGCTGGAGGCTATCCGGGCAAGACTTGCAGAATGTAAACTACGTCTTAGCGAAGAGAAGACGAAAATGGTATACTGCCAGAACTATCGAAGGCCCAAGAGGAAAGACTATGGAAAGAAATTCGATTTTCTGGGGTTCACATTCAAACCAAAACCAATAATATCCAAAAAAGGAGGGTTGTTTTTAGGATATGGGAGTACCATAAGTCAAAAAGCACAATCGAGGATAATCGAAGGATGGAAGCAGCTCAGGTGGCATCGGCGAAGTGATTTAACGATGCAAGACATAGCCGATCAGATAAACCTACAAATGGTAGGGATTATCAGGTACTATGGGAAATTTAAGCTACGAGGCCTACAACCATTGATGAAACGCTTTGAGTTTCGTTTAGCCAAATGGGTATTAAACAAGTACAGGAAGTTTAGAGGCAGTTATGGAGAAGCGCATAAATGGATAAGTGAGTTAAAAATCAGCTATCCGGCCATGTTCTATTACTGGACTGTTTTTAAACACGTTTGA
- a CDS encoding M61 family metallopeptidase has translation MKKTLLLALASLFSAAAMAQQDAPKAIYYSISFPNAAHHEAEITITIPQAPTGPLLVRMSRSSAGRYATHEFGKNIYNVAATDVNGKALELKQVEGDVYSIEEHPSTVKVSYTLFGNWTDGTYASIDPSHAHLNMPATFMWVVGQDKRPLTFQFNDLDKYGWHVATQLKHEDKNVYSAPNLQYMMDCPTELSDYKIASWDVVNYDNKKEKINLTVHSDDSQAVIDNFGKMVARMVQEEKAVFGEFPAYDYGEYTFISDIHPTTSGDGMEHRNSTCITIPAPKVEGLEKRLLGVYAHEYFHSWNVKRIRPKSLEPFNFEHANMSSELWFAEGFTQYYGELLLVRSGFIDLDDYTGTVAGLVNQVLNTPAAAKYPATQMSRYSVYADAGVSIDPNNNANDFTSYYTYGGAIALALDLRLRSDFNITLDDYMRQVWLSRGKVMKPYTIPDLQTDLGKITNPKFAADFFRKYITGIDKNNYEELLAKAGLVLRKINPEKGWAGSLATTAGRGRAGQPRAVMPKVCPYYQAPLSARRYIRPAWMQVM, from the coding sequence ATGAAAAAAACATTACTACTCGCGCTTGCTTCCCTGTTTTCGGCCGCTGCCATGGCCCAGCAGGATGCACCAAAAGCTATTTATTATTCCATATCGTTCCCTAATGCTGCCCACCACGAGGCCGAGATTACCATCACCATTCCGCAGGCCCCAACCGGCCCTTTGCTGGTTAGGATGAGCCGTTCATCTGCCGGCCGCTATGCCACGCATGAGTTTGGTAAAAATATTTATAATGTTGCCGCTACCGATGTAAACGGCAAGGCCCTTGAATTGAAGCAGGTTGAAGGCGATGTTTACTCGATAGAGGAGCACCCATCAACCGTTAAAGTAAGCTACACCCTTTTTGGCAATTGGACAGATGGCACTTACGCCAGCATCGACCCAAGCCACGCCCACCTGAACATGCCTGCCACTTTTATGTGGGTTGTTGGGCAGGACAAAAGGCCGCTTACCTTCCAATTTAACGATTTAGATAAATATGGCTGGCATGTGGCTACTCAGCTAAAACATGAGGATAAAAATGTGTACAGCGCTCCCAACCTGCAATACATGATGGATTGCCCAACGGAACTGTCTGATTATAAAATTGCCAGCTGGGATGTGGTTAATTATGACAATAAAAAAGAAAAGATAAACCTTACCGTTCACTCCGATGATAGCCAGGCCGTGATAGATAATTTCGGCAAAATGGTTGCCCGGATGGTACAAGAAGAAAAAGCCGTATTTGGCGAATTCCCGGCCTACGATTATGGCGAATATACTTTTATCAGCGACATCCATCCAACCACATCAGGCGATGGTATGGAGCACCGTAACTCAACCTGCATCACCATACCTGCCCCTAAGGTTGAAGGTTTGGAAAAAAGGCTGTTAGGAGTTTATGCGCACGAATACTTCCATAGCTGGAATGTGAAACGCATCCGCCCAAAATCATTGGAGCCTTTCAATTTTGAGCATGCCAACATGAGCAGCGAGCTTTGGTTTGCCGAAGGCTTTACCCAATACTATGGTGAGCTGCTGCTGGTACGCTCAGGCTTTATTGATCTTGATGATTATACCGGCACCGTAGCAGGACTGGTAAACCAGGTATTAAACACCCCTGCCGCTGCTAAATATCCCGCAACCCAAATGAGCCGTTATTCGGTATACGCAGATGCGGGTGTTTCTATCGACCCGAACAACAACGCCAATGATTTTACCAGTTACTACACCTATGGCGGCGCCATTGCCCTCGCGCTTGACTTGCGCCTGCGCAGCGATTTCAATATTACGCTTGACGATTATATGCGCCAGGTTTGGCTAAGCCGTGGTAAGGTAATGAAACCTTATACCATTCCTGATTTGCAAACCGACCTGGGCAAAATAACCAACCCCAAATTTGCTGCCGACTTTTTTAGGAAATACATTACCGGCATTGATAAAAACAATTACGAAGAGTTATTGGCCAAAGCAGGTTTGGTTTTACGCAAAATTAACCCCGAAAAAGGCTGGGCAGGATCATTGGCAACCACCGCAGGCCGTGGCAGGGCAGGCCAGCCTCGTGCGGTAATGCCGAAGGTTTGCCCATACTATCAAGCACCATTATCGGCTCGCCGGTATATAAGGCCGGCCTGGATGCAGGTGATGTGA